A segment of the Synechococcus sp. CBW1002 genome:
TCGATGTCGCCGGTGTCGGCGACCACCACCGTCATGGCGGCGAGTTGATCCAGGAGATTGGCCATCGGATATCGTCCGCTCCCTGAAGGCTAGCCAGACCCCTAGCAGCCGCCTGAGCCACTTGTGGGAATGGCCACAGGCCTGATCAGCCCGATCCCACGGACCTCAGGCGGCGGGCCTGGCAGTGGCCGCGGCGGCGGCGGCCGGCTTGCTGGGGGGGATCTTCTCCAGCACCAGCAGGGCCTCCATGATCTGGCGCGACACCGGCAGGGCCACGGTGGAGCCATAGGCGTTAGCGCCCTGGGGTTCATCCACCACCACCAGGACGGCAAAGCGGGGATCCTCGATGGGCAGCACCGCGACAAAACTGCAGATCCGGGCGCCCGGGATGTAGACGCCATTGCGGGCCTTCTGGGCCGTGCCCGTCTTGCCACCGATGCGATAGGCGGCGAGCTTGGCGCCCTTGCCGCTGCCCTTCTCCACCACCGATTCCATCCAGCCCAGCACGACCTTGGTCACAGCCGGATCCAGGAGTTGGACGCCGGAGCGCGACGCCGGGCTGGCCAAGGCATCACCGGAACGAAGTCCCCGGGTGATGTGGGGACTCACCAGCCGGCCACCATTGGCCAGCATGGCGTGCATCTGCAGCAGCTTCAGGGGCGTCAGCGAGAACCCCTGACCGAAGGACGCCACAGCCGGTTCGATCGGATGGGAGACGAACTGCTGGCGATCCTTGAGCTGGCCGGCCACCGCACCAGGCAGGTCGGTGTCTGGCACCGCATCGATGCCGAGCGTATGCAGCCAGTGCCAGAAGCGATCACGCTTCACCCGCGCCATGGCATTGACCATCCCCACGTTGCTCGACACCTGCAACACGGTGGGGAAATCGATCACCCCGTTGGCCCGCTTGTCGTGATTGAAGATCGGCCAGCCGCCAATCGTGAGGGAGCCGCTGTCGTTGACCCGTCCGTTGGGATCGATCGCCTTCTCCTGCAGGGCCAGGGCCAGGTTGATCGGCTTGAACGTGGAACCCGGTTCATAGAGATCCTGCACCGACCACTCGCGGAACAGACCGGGGTTGAACTTCCAGAATTTGTTGGGGTCATACGTCGGCGTGGACGCAAGGGCCAGCAGCTCTCCGTTGCGCACATCCATCACCAGGGCCACCCCCCGCTTCGCCTTCCACTGCTTGACCTGCTTGCTGAGGGCCTGCTGGGCCACCTGTTGCAGGCGGGCATCAAGGGTCAGCTGAAGGCGCAGATCGTCGCCGTAGAGCACGCCAGCCTGCAGACCCTCCGGCAGGGGGGTGCCATCGGCGCCGCGTCGCATGCGCAGCACCGCCTCATGGCGCTTGAGATCCCGGTCGCGGCTCTGCTCCAGGCCGGCCTGCGGCACCCGCTCCAGGTTGAGGAAGCCCACCACATTGGCGAACAAGGAACCCTGGGGATAGAGCCGCTGGGGATAGGCCTCGAGATCCAGGCCGCTGATGCCCAGTTCCCGGACCCGCTCGGCCGTGTCAGGGTCGAGATCGGTGGCCAGCTTGACTCCGCTGCGGCGGCCGCCGATACGGTCTTCCAGGCTGGCCGGAGGCACGGCCAGCACTGGAGCCAGGCGCTCGATCACGTCGGCTGGGGGCCTCAGCTTCTGGGGATCGTCACCCGGAAGGTTGAAGTACCGGGGATGGGCCCAGAGGGTGTAGCGCTCCTCATCCAGGGCCACCAGACGTCCGGTGCGATCCACGATGGTGCGGCGCTTGCCGATCGGCACCTGGGAATGGGTCTGGATAGCCCGGGCCTTGGCCTGCAGCCGGGGCGAATCGACCACCTGCAGCCAGGCCAGTCGTGCCGCCAGACCAGTGAGGCCAACAGCCAGGATCAGATAGACGGACAGCAACCGGCCTGGGGAGATCGGATGCAGATCAACCACCCGACCCGGGGGGCGGCGACGGGGGCGGAGATCGGTCGAGGATGCCGCCATGGGAGGGATCGACGCTGCAGAGACCGGTGAGCCGGAACGTTCAGTAACCAGACGGGATGCGATCGATCTGGATACTGGCCAAGAGTGGCAGGCCCCGTCGTCCAGCCTCTGCCTGGGGAGCTGGCAGATAGACCAGTTTCTCACTGCTGGTGGGTTCGACAAGGCCTGGAGTCCTGGCCACACCGAGGTGATGCTGTTCCAGCACAGCAGTGGCTTCCTGGAGGCGATGCTCCAGCACCTGAGAGGTCTCCAGTTCCTGATAGCTACGGGCCCAGTGGGCCTGCCAGTAGAGAGTGAGGGCACTCAGGCCGAGCATGGCCACACCCAGACCGAGCAAGGCTCCGTCACTCGCACGGTGAAGGCCCGCCAGCCAAGGCGAGCGGCGTGCGATCCGGGTCGGAGACATTGATCCCTGGATCAGCTCCAGAGATCGCCGGATCGGGGCTCGCCGGAGGGGTTTGGGGGAGGAGGGGGAGGCGAGCAAAGCCTGGATGGAATCTGCGCAAGTGAACCATTGAACAGGGGCACTCGCAAGCTGTGGCGGCGCCATCCGCAAATCGGCACAGCACAGCCCGCTCCAGGCTCAGCCCCCAAGCAACAGCAGGTTGGAGAAGGTGAGGGCATTCCAGAGGCCATGCATCAGGACGCAGGCCCCGAGCCGGCCGCTGCGCAACCGCAGCCAGCCCAGCCCCAGACCCAGCACAAACAAGGGCGCCAGCTCGCCCAGGCTGAGGTGGGCCAAGGCGAAGAGGGCCGCACTGCCGAGCACGCCTCCCGTACCACCGAGACGCCGCGCCAGGACCGGCAGCAGCACGCCTCGGAACAGGGTCTCCTCGAACAGAGGTGCCAGCACCATGGCCGTCGCGGCAAAACAGAGCAGCGCCGCAGAGTTGCCGCTGGTGAGCACCAGCTCCAGCAGAGGATTGCTGCCGCTTGGATCACTCCAGATCCACTGCAGGATCCAGCCGGTCAGGGCCACCACCGGCAACACCATCACCAGGTGGGAGGCGGCCCAGCGGAGGCTGAGGCTGAGCGGCCGCCAGCGCCACTGCAACCAGCCACCCTCCGGTACAGGTCCCAACCCAGCCAACAGGACAGCGAGCAGGGTCAGGGGGGCGGCCATCAGCCCCAGATAGAGCCCGAGCACCTGCAGCCCCTGGCCCAAAGCCAGGTCCACCCCGAGTGCGGCCACTGCGGAGCTGAGCAGCGGGCCTAGCAGCAGCGGGGTGAGCACTTCACCCAGCAGCACGAAACCACCGGCGATCAGCAGGGTCACATCCACACCGGAGAGGGTGGGGCCCTGCAAGGGGGGAAGGGGCGCCTGGCGACCACGCCAGGCCAGCCACAGCTGCCGCACCAGCAGGGCCAGTCCGAGCAGCAACAGCAGAGCGGGCAGCAGGTTGATGCCGACCAGCCGCCAGAGGGCTCCACGGGCAGGGCCCGCCTCCAGGCATCGCAGCGGCCGATCCTCGGCATCAGCGCTGAGCTGCTCGCAGCCCAGGCGCCGCAACAGCGGCGAGGGTGACCACGGCTCCAGCAGAGTGGCGATCAGGTCGTCGGGCGTCAGGGCGGCCAGCAGGGCGGGATCAGCGACCGCCAGAGCCGAAGGGCTGGCCGCCGGTTCCTCACCGGACCGGGAGGGGGAGGGAGACCCCAGCAGGGCATCGAGCAGGGGGCGCCGGGAGGGGGGAAGCTCGGCGGTTGCGCGTAAATCCTGCAGCAACGCCCGGGCCTGGGCGTCGTCGCCGCGGCCACGCTCAAGCAGGGCCCACTGCAGCCGCAGCGGCGGAGCGGTCAGTCCAGCCGTGTCGCCATCGAGGCGTTGCAACTCCCTCCGCAACGCTTCCAGCGGATCGGCCCCCACCAGCAGGGGCTGCAACGGAGCGGGAACCGCCGGCGCCGCCAGAGCAGCCAGCTCCAGCTGGCGCAGATCGAGGGCGGTGGCCACCGACGGCCGCTGCAGGCTGTCGAGCAGGCCGTTGAACCAGACCAGGGCACTCAGAGCCAGGCTGAGGAACGCCAGGGCGGGCTTCCAGGTTGCGGAGGACGGAGCCATGCAGTGCGCCGGTGGCCCTGGGATTCTGGTCTGCAGGGGCCGCACACCCCCCGCGACCTGGCTCCCGACCCCTCCCATACGATGGCCGCACCCGCGCCACAGCTCCGTGTCCCTCCGGTTGGTTCTGGTCCGTCACGGGCTGAGCACCTTCAACACCGAGCACCGCATTCAGGGACGCGACGATCTCTCCAGCCTCACCGCCGAGGGCCACGAGCAGGCCCGCCGCACCGGTGAGGCCCTTCGGGATCTGCCCCTCGCCGCCGCCTACTGCTCCCCCCTCAGCCGGGCCCGTGACACGGCCCGAGAGCTGCTGCAGGCGCAGGGCACGTCCCTGCAGGCCACAGCGAACGACGGGCTGCTGGAAATTGATCTGACCCCCTGGACCGGCCTGCTGCGCAGCGAGCTGAGGCAGACCTTTCCTGAGGAGGAACGCCGCTGGCGGGAGGCGCCCGAGACCCTGGAATTCAGCCGCCCCGACGGCAGCTGTTACCGCCCCCTCGAGGAGCTGATGGTCCAGGCCCGGGACTGGCTGAACGGGTTGCTTCGGGATCACGCCGAGGCCGTGACCAGCGCCAGCACGAGCACGGTGCTGGTGGTGGCCCATAACGGCATTCTGCGCTGCCTGCTGCTCACCCTGCTGGGCCTGCCCGCCCGTGAGTTCCGCCGACTGCGCCTCGATAACGCCTCGGTGTCGGTGCTGAACCTGAGCGGCTCGGCCAGCGATCCGGAGGTCCAGATCGAGTCGCTGAACGGCACGGTCCATCTCGACCGCGGCCTGCCGGTCAAGGGCGATGGACCGAGGCTGCTGCTGGTGCGCCACGGCGAAACCGACTGGAACCGCCAGGGGCGTTTTCAGGGCCAGATCGATATTCCCTTGAACGCCAATGGCCTGGCCCAGGCCCAGGCCGCCAGGTCCTTCCTGGCGGATCAGAGCCTGCAGCGGGCCTACACCAGCTCGATGTCGCGGCCGCGTCGCACCGCCGAGGTGATTCTCGAAGACCATCCCGGTGTGCCGCTCACCAGCACCGACGGGCTGGTGGAGATCGGCCATGGCCTCTGGGAGGGCTGTCTCGAAGCCGAGATCGCTGAGCGCTGGCCGCAGCTGCTGGCTGACTGGAAACGGGCACCGGAGACGGTGCTGATGCCGGAGGGGGAAACGATCCAGCACGTGTCGGATCGCTCCCTGCACACCTGGGACGTGATCGCCGCCAGCCTCGATCACGAGGAAACGGCCCTGGTTGTGGCCCACGACGCCGTCAACAAGACAATCCTCTGTGGCCTGCTGGGCCTCCGGCCGGCTGACATCTGGGCGATCAAGCAGGGCAACGGTGGTGTGACCGTGATCGACTATCCCCACGGCGTGGCGGCAGGAGCGGTGGTGAGCTGCCTCAACCTGACCGCCCACCTCGGCGGGGTCCTGGACCGCACCGCGGCGGGAGCCCTCTGATCCGGCCGATGGTGCGCCATCTGCTGGAAGGAGTGACGCTGCTGCCAGGCCCGCAGCAGCAGCCCAGCACCACCGACGTGCTGCTCGAGGACCGTCGCCTGGTGGCTGAGGGCGATGAGGCCCGCCGTCTCCTGCCTCTGGCACCCGTTGTGCGTGTCGACGCTGGCGGCTGCTGGCTGGCGCCTCCCCTGGTGGATCCCCACAGCGTTCTCGAAGATCCATGGGACGGCCGCGCCGAAACCCTGAGCAGCCTGGCTGCGGCAGCCGTGACCGGGGGCTATGGCACCGTGGCCCTGCTGCCGCGTGCCCACGACTGGCGCGACCGGCCCGAGCGCCTGAAGCTGCACTGGCCAGAGCCCCTGCGCCTGCGCCTCTGGGGCAGCCTCAGTCTCAAGGGTGCCGATCAGGATCTGGCCCCCCACGCCGATCAACTGGCCACCGGAGCCCTTGGCCTGGCCGGCGATGACCACCTGCCTCCCCTAGCGCTGCTGGAGAGCAGCTTTCGGCTGGCGGAGATGGCCGAACGGCCGGTGCTGCTGGCTCCGCGGGAGGCCCAGCTGACGCGTCAGGGGTTCGTTCGGGAACGGGTGGAGGGCCTGCGGGCCGGCTGGCCCCTGGATCCGGTGGTGAGCGAAACCCTTCCCCTTCAGACCTTACTGGCCCTTGGCGAGGCCCATCCCTCAGCCCAACTGGTGCTGATGAACCTCTCCACCAGCGAAGCGGTGGAGCAGCTGCGCCGCCATCGCCAGCCACCGCCGGCGACGGTGAGCTGGTGGCACCTGCTGGCCGACAGCGGCCGTCTCGATCCAAGTGATGAAGGCTGGCGGATGGTCCCCTCCCTGGGCAATCCGGCCGATCGGGAGGCCCTGATCGCAGCCCTGGCGGAGGGATTGATCACGGCGGTGGCAGTGCAACACCAGCCGCTTGATGCCGAGGAACGGCTGCTGCCGGTGGATCAGCGACGCGCCGGCGTGGCCGGCCATGGGCTGGCCCTGTCCCTGCTCTGGCAAGAACTGGTCGTGGGCAGGGGCTGGACCGTGGCGGAGCTCTGGCAGGTGCTCTGCTGGGGTCCGGCTGCCCTGCTGGGGGAACGACCCGAGAGCCTGATCGTCCCCAGTGACCGCTGGATTCTGTTCGATCCTGCAGCGTCCTGGAACTGGGACGGTGGGAGTTGCCGGTCGCTGGCCGCCAACCAGTTGCATTGGGGACAGCCCCTATTGGGACGGGTGCGGGCCAGCGGACTCATGGATCCTGCGGACTGGTGCCTGATGGGCTGAGGCTGCCCATCTGATCAAAGGGGAAGAAGCGCCAGAACGCCCGGCCGATGATCTCCTTCTGGGGCAGGAAGTTGCCGCCGGGCCAGAAGCGACCATCCCAGCTGTTGGCGCGGTTGTCGCCCAGCACCAGAACGTGGCCAGGCGGCACCACGGTGTTGAGGGTGCGGCAGGGGCCGATGCCCTGGCTGTCCACGGGGCAGTAGTTGTGCACGTAGGGCTCGTTCAGCCTCTTGCCATCGATGAACACCTGACCGCGGGGATCCACCGCAACCCGATCACCCGGCACAGCCACCACCCGCTTGATGTAGGCATCGCAGGCCGGCACCTGCAGGCCCGGCAGGGTGCCGATGAAGGGCAGGTTGACCAGGAGGCAACGGAGTGGATTGGGGGAGCTCTCGCCGGTCAGGACCGGATCAAAGTGATAGGGGGAATGGAACACCACGATCTCGCCGCGACGTGGTTCGCGGCTGCGGTAGGAGAGCTTCTCCACCAGCAGGCGATCCTGGATCTGCAGGCCCGGCAACATCGACCCGGAAGGGATGTACCGGGCCTCCATCAGAAACTGGCGGATACCCAGGGCCACCGCCAGGGTGATCAGCACACTGCGCCAGAAGGCCCAGGGGTTCTCGGCCGCATGCGGATGGGGCGTTTCATCCTGAACAGCGGGTGGATCGGGCCGCGCCCCAGGAACGTCATCGTCGTTGGGCGGATGGGGTAGGGGATCGCTCAATGCACTCATCGACGGCGGCGGCTTGGCCCGAGGAAGGCAGATTAGGCAGAGATCGGCCCGCTGCCCCTTCATGGCACGACCCCGCTGGCAAGCTCAGGTCCCACGCCCCCGCAGCACCCTCGCCCTGGCGTGGGATCGCTTTGTGGCCCTGTGGGCAACGGTGAATCTTCTGTGGGTGGCCTTTGATCTCACCTACATCCCCCTGCGCAATTTCTGGCTGCAGCGCAATCTGTATCCACTGCAATCCCTGCCCCTGCGGGTGCCGGTGCCCTTTCTGCCGGATCTCACCCCCCTGGTGGATCCGATCAAGGGCATCGAACCCCACCGCGAAACCCAGGCCTACCTCGATCAGTTCGAGCGCCTGGATCACTCCCTGCAGACCGGCGCATCCCCAAAGGGAAGCTCACCAGCAGACAGCTTCAGCGCTGAGCAGCGGCGGCTGCTGGCGAAGCAGGTGAAGCTGACGCAGCAGATGATCGACAGCAATCCCTTCCTGGCCGCCAACGCCTCCGGCACACTCGAGAAGATCAAGAATCTGCTGCGGCAGCGGGCCGACGAGACCTCGGCCAAACAGGCCTCGGCCGAACTGCTCGATCCGGCCTGGCTGAGCAGCCACCCCTGGGCCACGGAGCGGGTCTTCTGGCGGGAGCAGCTCCTGCCCCTGGTCGCCACCAACTATTGGCGGTCGATCGACGAAAACGGCCGCCCCACCGACCACTTCTGGTTCTACGACCTGGTGCTGTTTCAGAGCGTCTTCGCCCTGGACATCCTCCTGCGCTGCCTGCGGATCCGGCGGCGACTGCCCGGGCTGAGCTGGAGGGATGCGCTGCTGCGACGCTGGATTGATCTGCCCTTGCTGCTGCCCTTCTGGCGCTGGCTGCGCCTGGTGCCTGTGGTGGAACGCCTGCAGTCCAGCGGCCTGATCAACATCGAGCCGCTGCGGGCAGTGATCAGCCGCGGGGTGGTGGCGATGCTGGCGGTGGAACTGTTTGAGGTGCTGTCCCTGCAGCTGGTCGACGGGATCCAGCAGCTTGTGCGCTCGCGGCGGTGGCCTGAGCGGCTTCGGGCCCTGCGCAGCCACCAGAGCGTGATCAGCCCCGACGAACAGGAACTGGTGGAGCTGGTGCGCATCTGGGCACCGCTGCTGCTCAACCAGGTGGCGCCCCGGTTGGAGCCAGAGATCCAGGGAGTTCTGGGGCATGCCCTGCAGCAGAGCCTGCAGAACACGATCGTGCCGGGGCCGCTGCGGCGGATTCAGCTGCTGATGCAGATGGAGCAGGGGCTGAGCCGGCAGCTGGCCAACGGCATGGTGGAAAGTCTGCTGGACGTCTCCCGAGGCACCGGCGAGCGTCTGCAGCGCCGGGATGATCTACAGCTGGAGCTGCTGCAGCGCTTCATCGACCGCTTCTGGGAAGAACTGGCCTCCGCCCTCGAAAATGGGGAGGCACTGCTGCGATCCCAGGCGCTGCTCTGCTCGCTGCTGGAGCAGCTGAAGCGGACCTACCTCGGCCAGATCAACCGAGCCAGCATCGAGGCCCTCATCGAGGAGCTCGAAGAAATCACCCTGCCATCCTCACTGGCTGGCCATGACGGAACCATTCAAGGAGCAGGAGGCGTTGAGACTGATCCAGGCGACACAGGCAGACAGGGGCAGAAGCCGAAGCGCGGAGGACGGTGACGACTGGATGGCTGCCTGCCCATGGCCACGACAGAGCCTGAACCACAGGGAGCCTGAGCCTCAGGCATCCAGACAGAAGGTCTGCCACTCTTCAAGCGAGAAGCCGGTCAGGATCCGCCCGTCGCCGCGCACCAGGAAGGGCCGCTTGATCAGCTTGCCATCCGCTTCCAGGGCATCAAGGGCAGCCTCATCATCCATGGCCTTGACAGCCGCTGCACCGAGAGCCCGATAGCTCTGCCCACTGGTGTTGAACAGGCGACGGCGACCGAGCTGCTCCAGCGCCGCCGCCAGTTCCAGGCGTGTGGGAGGGGTGAGGGTGATTTCAAGCAGCTCAGGCTTGAGGCCCTGGCTGGCCAGCCACTGCTGGGCCTTGCGGCAGGTGGAGCACTGGGCATAGGCGTAGAGACGCCAGCCGCTCACTTCTTGCCGACCAGAGCCTTGAGTGCACCCACCAGGCTGTTGGAGCCCTTGCCCACGCCTGCATCAGGGCGGGTACGGACGGTCACGTCCCCGTTGACGGCCGTGCGGCAGCTGAGGCGGTAGTTCGCCGGACGATCAGCCAGGTACACCTCCTCGACATCACTGCGGGGGGAGAGATTGCGCTGGCCCTCGAGCACCTCGACCACGCAGGTGCCGCACTGGCCAAGGCCGCCGCAATTGTTGACGTTGTTGAGGCCCTTGTAAGGGTTGATGCCCGCATCCAAGGCTGCCTTACGAAGATTGGCTCCTTCGATGCAACCGACCTGCTGGCCTTCGCGTTCAAAACGGATGGTGGGCACGGTCGATCCGGGGGGAATGGGCGCCGCCCAACTTAGGGCACCCACCGCAGCATCCCCTGCAGTTACGGCCGGCCTGAAACGGAGTGTTGAGGAGGCAAAGCGCCCGTAGCATCGCGGCTCACCCTCCAATCCGCACCAGCCGTGGTCGAGGAACGCCAGAGCGACACCAGCCACCCGGCCGATAATGACGGTTACGAGCGGGTGGTCCAGCGGCTGATCCCGGGTTACGCCAGCCTGGCCCGCCTGGCCGTGGCCCTGCTGGCAGCCTCGCCCTTGGCCAGCCGTGAGGGAGCTGCCATCCTTGTGGCCGGCTGCGGTACGGGTTCCGAACTGCTCGAAGCCCAGGCTCAGCGACCCGATTGGAGCCTCACCGCCACCGATCCCTCCGCCGAGATGCTGGCCATCGCCCGGGGCCGGCTCTTAGGCGGCGGCAGGATCGACTGGCGCCAGAGCACGGTTGAAGCACTTGCCGAGGACGAGGCGTCGCAGGGACGCTTTGCCGGCGCCCTTTCGGTGCTGGTGTTGCAGTCGCTCCCTGATGACGGCAGCAAGCTGGCCTTCCTCAGCGCCCTCTGCCGCAGCCTGCAGCCGGGCGGTCAGCTTGTGCTGGTGGATCGGATGCAGCCGGAGCGTTCCCCCTTGCGGAAGCAGGTCGAGGCTGCCTGGATCGGCTTCCAGGAGGCCAGCGGCCTTGATGCAGCCGCCGAGGAGCTGGCGCCTCTCACGGAGCAGACCCACCCGATCGGCCTGGCCCGGCTCGGCGCCCTGGTGAACGCGGCGGGATTCAGTGATCCTGCCCGGATCTTTCAGGCTCTCA
Coding sequences within it:
- a CDS encoding penicillin-binding protein 2; the encoded protein is MAASSTDLRPRRRPPGRVVDLHPISPGRLLSVYLILAVGLTGLAARLAWLQVVDSPRLQAKARAIQTHSQVPIGKRRTIVDRTGRLVALDEERYTLWAHPRYFNLPGDDPQKLRPPADVIERLAPVLAVPPASLEDRIGGRRSGVKLATDLDPDTAERVRELGISGLDLEAYPQRLYPQGSLFANVVGFLNLERVPQAGLEQSRDRDLKRHEAVLRMRRGADGTPLPEGLQAGVLYGDDLRLQLTLDARLQQVAQQALSKQVKQWKAKRGVALVMDVRNGELLALASTPTYDPNKFWKFNPGLFREWSVQDLYEPGSTFKPINLALALQEKAIDPNGRVNDSGSLTIGGWPIFNHDKRANGVIDFPTVLQVSSNVGMVNAMARVKRDRFWHWLHTLGIDAVPDTDLPGAVAGQLKDRQQFVSHPIEPAVASFGQGFSLTPLKLLQMHAMLANGGRLVSPHITRGLRSGDALASPASRSGVQLLDPAVTKVVLGWMESVVEKGSGKGAKLAAYRIGGKTGTAQKARNGVYIPGARICSFVAVLPIEDPRFAVLVVVDEPQGANAYGSTVALPVSRQIMEALLVLEKIPPSKPAAAAAATARPAA
- a CDS encoding CPBP family intramembrane glutamic endopeptidase, with the protein product MAPSSATWKPALAFLSLALSALVWFNGLLDSLQRPSVATALDLRQLELAALAAPAVPAPLQPLLVGADPLEALRRELQRLDGDTAGLTAPPLRLQWALLERGRGDDAQARALLQDLRATAELPPSRRPLLDALLGSPSPSRSGEEPAASPSALAVADPALLAALTPDDLIATLLEPWSPSPLLRRLGCEQLSADAEDRPLRCLEAGPARGALWRLVGINLLPALLLLLGLALLVRQLWLAWRGRQAPLPPLQGPTLSGVDVTLLIAGGFVLLGEVLTPLLLGPLLSSAVAALGVDLALGQGLQVLGLYLGLMAAPLTLLAVLLAGLGPVPEGGWLQWRWRPLSLSLRWAASHLVMVLPVVALTGWILQWIWSDPSGSNPLLELVLTSGNSAALLCFAATAMVLAPLFEETLFRGVLLPVLARRLGGTGGVLGSAALFALAHLSLGELAPLFVLGLGLGWLRLRSGRLGACVLMHGLWNALTFSNLLLLGG
- a CDS encoding histidine phosphatase family protein; this translates as MSLRLVLVRHGLSTFNTEHRIQGRDDLSSLTAEGHEQARRTGEALRDLPLAAAYCSPLSRARDTARELLQAQGTSLQATANDGLLEIDLTPWTGLLRSELRQTFPEEERRWREAPETLEFSRPDGSCYRPLEELMVQARDWLNGLLRDHAEAVTSASTSTVLVVAHNGILRCLLLTLLGLPAREFRRLRLDNASVSVLNLSGSASDPEVQIESLNGTVHLDRGLPVKGDGPRLLLVRHGETDWNRQGRFQGQIDIPLNANGLAQAQAARSFLADQSLQRAYTSSMSRPRRTAEVILEDHPGVPLTSTDGLVEIGHGLWEGCLEAEIAERWPQLLADWKRAPETVLMPEGETIQHVSDRSLHTWDVIAASLDHEETALVVAHDAVNKTILCGLLGLRPADIWAIKQGNGGVTVIDYPHGVAAGAVVSCLNLTAHLGGVLDRTAAGAL
- a CDS encoding dihydroorotase, with protein sequence MVRHLLEGVTLLPGPQQQPSTTDVLLEDRRLVAEGDEARRLLPLAPVVRVDAGGCWLAPPLVDPHSVLEDPWDGRAETLSSLAAAAVTGGYGTVALLPRAHDWRDRPERLKLHWPEPLRLRLWGSLSLKGADQDLAPHADQLATGALGLAGDDHLPPLALLESSFRLAEMAERPVLLAPREAQLTRQGFVRERVEGLRAGWPLDPVVSETLPLQTLLALGEAHPSAQLVLMNLSTSEAVEQLRRHRQPPPATVSWWHLLADSGRLDPSDEGWRMVPSLGNPADREALIAALAEGLITAVAVQHQPLDAEERLLPVDQRRAGVAGHGLALSLLWQELVVGRGWTVAELWQVLCWGPAALLGERPESLIVPSDRWILFDPAASWNWDGGSCRSLAANQLHWGQPLLGRVRASGLMDPADWCLMG
- the lepB gene encoding signal peptidase I → MSDPLPHPPNDDDVPGARPDPPAVQDETPHPHAAENPWAFWRSVLITLAVALGIRQFLMEARYIPSGSMLPGLQIQDRLLVEKLSYRSREPRRGEIVVFHSPYHFDPVLTGESSPNPLRCLLVNLPFIGTLPGLQVPACDAYIKRVVAVPGDRVAVDPRGQVFIDGKRLNEPYVHNYCPVDSQGIGPCRTLNTVVPPGHVLVLGDNRANSWDGRFWPGGNFLPQKEIIGRAFWRFFPFDQMGSLSPSGTSPQDP
- a CDS encoding Spx/MgsR family RNA polymerase-binding regulatory protein produces the protein MSGWRLYAYAQCSTCRKAQQWLASQGLKPELLEITLTPPTRLELAAALEQLGRRRLFNTSGQSYRALGAAAVKAMDDEAALDALEADGKLIKRPFLVRGDGRILTGFSLEEWQTFCLDA
- a CDS encoding 2Fe-2S iron-sulfur cluster-binding protein codes for the protein MPTIRFEREGQQVGCIEGANLRKAALDAGINPYKGLNNVNNCGGLGQCGTCVVEVLEGQRNLSPRSDVEEVYLADRPANYRLSCRTAVNGDVTVRTRPDAGVGKGSNSLVGALKALVGKK
- a CDS encoding class I SAM-dependent methyltransferase — its product is MVEERQSDTSHPADNDGYERVVQRLIPGYASLARLAVALLAASPLASREGAAILVAGCGTGSELLEAQAQRPDWSLTATDPSAEMLAIARGRLLGGGRIDWRQSTVEALAEDEASQGRFAGALSVLVLQSLPDDGSKLAFLSALCRSLQPGGQLVLVDRMQPERSPLRKQVEAAWIGFQEASGLDAAAEELAPLTEQTHPIGLARLGALVNAAGFSDPARIFQALNYEGFMLQRAR